Proteins from a genomic interval of Alteromonas macleodii ATCC 27126:
- the flgB gene encoding flagellar basal body rod protein FlgB: MAINLDKLVGFHESALTIRTERMEVISGNLANANTPGYKARDIDFNKAMQSAMREASGGTANHASSGMVRTNDRHLSGNSTSVAANFDMQYRIPTQPDTGDGNTVEVQAERNRFLDNGLRYQASLEFLNGKIKGMKKALSSGGQ, from the coding sequence ATGGCTATTAACCTAGATAAGCTGGTTGGCTTTCATGAGTCAGCACTCACTATACGCACAGAGCGTATGGAAGTGATTTCTGGAAATCTAGCGAACGCAAACACGCCTGGTTATAAAGCGCGGGACATTGATTTTAATAAAGCAATGCAGTCGGCTATGCGAGAAGCATCTGGTGGTACAGCCAATCACGCTTCTTCAGGAATGGTGCGGACAAATGATCGCCACTTAAGCGGCAATTCTACGTCAGTAGCGGCAAACTTTGACATGCAATACCGCATCCCAACACAACCAGACACTGGCGACGGTAATACGGTTGAAGTTCAAGCGGAAAGAAATCGGTTTTTAGACAATGGATTGCGCTACCAAGCCAGCCTAGAATTTTTGAACGGAAAAATTAAAGGCATGAAAAAAGCGCTTAGCTCAGGAGGTCAGTAG
- the flgC gene encoding flagellar basal body rod protein FlgC: MSLFNVMQISSTGMEAENVRLNTTASNIANANSVSSSYDETYRARHPVFATALQDAMRDQSKGAGVQVKGIVESDAPLQMEYSPNNPMADENGYIYKPNVNIVEEMANMMSASKAYETNVQVADTTKRIFRRVLQLGQGQ; encoded by the coding sequence ATGAGTTTATTTAATGTAATGCAAATTTCGAGTACGGGTATGGAGGCGGAGAATGTACGTCTTAATACTACGGCAAGTAATATTGCCAACGCTAACTCGGTTAGCAGCAGCTATGACGAAACATACCGAGCTCGCCATCCAGTCTTCGCTACGGCGTTGCAAGATGCAATGCGCGATCAGTCAAAAGGTGCAGGTGTTCAAGTAAAGGGTATTGTAGAAAGTGATGCTCCTTTGCAAATGGAGTATTCGCCTAATAACCCGATGGCAGATGAAAACGGCTACATCTATAAACCCAACGTGAACATTGTGGAAGAGATGGCGAATATGATGTCAGCGTCCAAAGCGTATGAAACTAACGTGCAGGTTGCGGACACCACAAAGCGTATTTTCCGTCGCGTACTGCAGCTAGGTCAAGGGCAGTAA